CGAAGGATGTCGCTAATGTGCAAAATTATACAGATAGCGAAATAGAAGAACGGCATAGGTTgctaaaagaaaatatgctgttGGAGCAGAAACGTTTATCTCTGGCTAATCAGATATTTCAAGAACGAATGTCATgtgttcaattaaaaatacaaattgctATGAATGAAATTCTCTAATAATGTTcgcaaaactataaaaaaaacctatcgtaaatattttcactgttaataaataatgcatattatattttgtgatGATACAAATACATGTTCTTATATATTGAcaagttgatatatgtatatcaattcttcaaattttaaattttatgtaaaactcATGTCAAAATCGATTGATTgttcataaatttatatttattatcgaaaaattttagcataaattgatttattattttaaatacatatcttTACATAAGCATTAAGTATTGttttacttatttaatttttctattgctatATTGAAAATTGACTAATTAAAACTAATTTTAATATCACAAAGCTTTCATATTGCGTGCATAATTAATTGTCCAAAATAAGTCACGAAACGGAATACTGAATAAaaattttgctaatttatcAAATCTTGATCTAGATTTTGAACAGCCTTTTCCAGATCAAATAGATGACTGTCTATAATGCTGGGAGCAATTGATCTCATTGCTGCTGCAAGTCGATAAACATATTCTTTATTTGTTCCACTCGGACCAGAGCAAGATACAATTTGCTTGGCGATCGTCTCAATATCTGCTTCACCTATTAAAATCAcatgtcaaattttaaatagttaTCTTTAGTTATATTTTACTGAACGTCAAACAAATCATTTGTACCAGCAAACGAGACATTGTCAGGCGTAGCGACATATATTATTAACTCAAACGGGTGTAAATCTGAATCTAGATTTGGATAGAATTTAACAGACGTTTTGGTGTATCCGTTTTTTTCTCTGAAATCTAAGTGATTTGAAACAACTTCGATATCTTCTTCACAAATTTCATATGCTGTACCCCAAACTGTATCGTTTTCATCACCTGGTATCAGGGTAACGACACGACCTGGCTGAAAAATACATTAagtcatataaattttttaaatcaaaatacgttttattgaaaaataaacgcAAAGTATGTCATATGAATAGCATTTTGTATGATTAATTAGCATATCTATTGTGACATGCTTGTGATGTACCTAAGTACAACCTTGTGAGGAAGTCCACGGTGGTCGATACTATGCTGATAGAAACGGCGAACATATCCACGGATGTGTCCCACAACTTGTCTTTTTATCGGAAAATCCACTTTCCATATTAATGATCCATACCCAAAAATCCACATgtctgatttttaatttaaaatatagttcTGTCTAATGCCAGTaaacaattaataaattgtaataaaagttatatagttaaaaattttaaatctctGGGGTTTTTTGACAGTCAAGTGgtgaattattacaattttaattaatgacaaGATTCAAAAAGACTAACGGTTGTGTAAAGTCTAGTTTTAAGTATGAAATCGCAGGATCAACAATGACAGTTCGCAGACATCCGAATGTAGTGTTACCAGTAAGGAAGCCATGTCGTTAATTGCcagtagaaaaatataaataagtgaATTTTGTCATTACATTCGGTAATTGAATTAtaacgcacattgcgatcgcccaaaatgCCGTagaaatcgcgaatacggaatatttggcactcgagttctcgttagtatgatggactttttggctgccagatgttcccttatagagattttagtgacttttgagcgagcgctttgtgggcaataataatcaccgaacctttacATTCATACCTaggtaagggcgaaatcacacagggaagaattgcacgtcgtgtgcttggctccccgctgtgggggttctcctacatttcttcaaatatggatacaccgttatcgatcactgtcaagcaaggttaaatacaaggataacattttaccgaaaacactccagggggtgattttggaacggtgtgtgctgggcgtgTCTTGAATATGCGCTGGgcatttcacatttttttcgcatatttaaaagcatctaaaaaaccatgtgccacgttcatTGTTGTGTGCTTTCGCTCTAAGATACAGTAAGTACAATTGTGGATTACGGAGTTGTTGGCTActtgaattttaattcaaaaaaataagaaccctATGGAACCAATTATTTTATCGACGGTGTTCCTGTTCATTACTGACTGatatcaataaattaatttaataaataaattggtgttggatttaattaaataagaGGAAAAGTCTTGTAAACAACGACTATATTGTTTCCCCTGTTtaaaaatggataaattcatTGATCATTTcatcttaaaattttatttctgttaGTGTAATCATTTCATAAATTAAAGTTTCCACTAAAAATATAACCTTtgattttcaattgtttttatactgtttcaaaaaaaaattatatgactaaaaataaatttttatcaataaaatctattgaatagaaaaaatatacatatttcaatcatTTTCGTTTACATTTCAAAGACTTCACGTCTAGAGAAAATCGTTAATAGATAATTGGGTTATCGATTGAAAGGTTTCCGATACAATATCAACAGCAATTAAGTGACGCATATTCGTATATGTAGGGCACAATTTATttgtttgcatacatatgtacatatgtatgtatttacagtgGCGTGCCCAATATTTAGGTTTGGAAGAAGGCAGGCCCCGGTCCAGCtttcttgcaatttttttttgccgccccttatttattattatttaaaaaaaaattatttctaaatcaaattttgtaggtatttttgaaaaattaaaaaaatatttaaaaccatctacagccactcaccatccactgctggatgaaggcctcgtCTCTggtttgcgcaactctcatccatctcacctaacacattttcctaatttcatctaaccATCTTCCCCGTGGTCTtcattttacccttttgcattctctcgggtaccattctagcactttttttgtcaatctttcgtccattcttctagccacgtagcccgtccattgtttatttcttcttctttactgcCGGACATGTATATttgacataaatataaataattatttactacttctactagtTTATCACCTAAATGAAATGCACatacaataactattgaacataaatttggtcttatctacgttaattttgaATCCTACTTTCCTATTTtctctgtccagctgtgttagtctgttaagggGGAAAACACACagtatgtgacgtcacgtccttCTTTTTTTTGCTTTAGCTTCCCGTTGGGACCGTGTTAACAATGGGTGTTCTCCAAACCGAATTTGAGTGcacttgcacgtgcagaatgcatatgtcatatatgtatattgggaggtcaaccgacaagtttctcctacatttctttaaatatgggattcaccatgTCGATCACTGCCAATAAAGATGAAAGTCTGAAAACCGAAGATGACTCAAAAAGAGACCGTTGGTTTTTAGTCCAACTGTATCTCATttcaagttcctgaaaactctctcaagtaccgcattGAATAATTTGGGCGAGATGGCGTCTCCCTATCTTGCTCATTTtcatatgataatattataaataagaattttaattttttaaaaatacctataaaatttgatgttataaaattatgttttaaaataataataaataaggggcggcaaaaatatatattgaagggTCACCCAACATCTTAAGTATTTGCGGAGCGTTACAAATGTGCAACACATttgtgttttataattttttatttgttgacattaatttcttttttctttACGTCAATTTTTGTTGCCCTCGAACCTGCCGCCCCTGGGGAAATGCCCAGTTTTTCACCCCCTAGATCTGGGCCTGGAAGAGGACAGGA
The nucleotide sequence above comes from Arctopsyche grandis isolate Sample6627 chromosome 4, ASM5162203v2, whole genome shotgun sequence. Encoded proteins:
- the LOC143911358 gene encoding putative glutathione-specific gamma-glutamylcyclotransferase 2, with product MWIFGYGSLIWKVDFPIKRQVVGHIRGYVRRFYQHSIDHRGLPHKPGRVVTLIPGDENDTVWGTAYEICEEDIEVVSNHLDFREKNGYTKTSVKFYPNLDSDLHPFELIIYVATPDNVSFAGEADIETIAKQIVSCSGPSGTNKEYVYRLAAAMRSIAPSIIDSHLFDLEKAVQNLDQDLIN